In one Coccinella septempunctata chromosome 6, icCocSept1.1, whole genome shotgun sequence genomic region, the following are encoded:
- the LOC123315900 gene encoding uncharacterized protein LOC123315900: MAKSNITWECTECTQNKRRSIVREISSDDEDNPDEDERITIGDIMREMRSNHERVTMDMQIFRREVTQTLQFLSDSFEELKQENKLIKEKLEGEQKKLNIANARIKVLEERMDEIEQASRNRNIILTNVPTQESENTNELVRKIVQTVHVDLSGEEFVSARISRKPNAPILVKLKTEDTRRKILEKRKTYGTLRMNDCGFQQENIVYFNEDLPRYKQELYAKARNFKKEHQYAYVWVKDGKIFIRKTEAARPLHIRSEKDLEHLDQ; the protein is encoded by the coding sequence ATGGCGAAGTCAAACATCACATGGGAATGTACAGAGTGCACCCAAAACAAGAGAAGATCTATTGTTCGAGAAATCAGCTCAGATGATGAAGATAACCCTGATGAGGATGAGAGAATCACAATTGGAGACATTATGAGGGAGATGAGAAGTAATCATGAAAGAGTTACCATGGATATGCAGATCTTCCGTAGGGAGGTCACTCAGACTCTACAGTTTTTGTCGGACTCATTTGAGGAACTGAAACAGGAGAACAAGTTGATCAAGGAAAAATTGGAAGGGGAGCAGAAAAAGTTAAATATTGCTAATGCTAGGATAAAAGTATTGGAGGAAAGAATGGATGAGATTGAACAGGCAAGTAGGAACAGGAACATTATACTGACTAATGTGCCTACACAAGAATCAGAAAATACCAATGAGCTGGTGCGAAAGATAGTTCAAACTGTACATGTTGACTTAAGTGGAGAGGAATTTGTGTCAGCACGTATTTCTAGAAAACCTAATGCACCAATCCTGGTCAAGTTGAAAACTGAAGATACTAGAAGGAAAATACTGGAAAAGCGTAAAACTTACGGAACACTGAGGATGAATGACTGTGGTTTTCAGCAGGAAAACatcgtttatttcaatgaaGATCTACCACGGTACAAACAAGAACTATATGCCAAGGCCAGGAATTTCAAGAAGGAACATCAATATGCTTATGTATGGGTGAAAGACGGGAAAATATTCATCAGGAAAACCGAAGCAGCAAGACCACTTCATATTAGATCGGAAAAGGATCTAGAACACCTAGATCAATAA